The Ornithinimicrobium faecis region TCAGACGGTCCTTCGCGACCAACTCCATGTCCTCCAAGCGCAGCATGACACTGACTCTGCCACGTACTCGAACTCGTGAATGAGCCTCGGGCTGGATCGAGCTAGGTGCCGGAGGTCAACCCTGGACGACTGACCGACCACGACGCTGGCTCCACGGGCGAGGTTGGGTTGGGAACACCAGTTGCAGCGACCGGAGGATCCCTGGCAATCCGCTCGGGACGGGAACCGACAGCGTGCTTCCAGCCTCCACCTACACTACGGAGCGTGGACACCCCCTCACCCGCTGACCTCGCTCGACTCTCGCCTCCGCGGCCCGCCGAGGCTCCCCGGGAGGTCAGCGAGGACGAAGAGTGGCACCGCCCCGACACGATCCGCCGCTTCGCCTTCTTTGGTTACAAGGGAGAAGAATGGATCGAAGATCCGCAGGAACTTTCTCAACGCGCATGGGCCCACACACTCCAAGCCTTGGCGCAGTTGGCAGAGGAAGAAGACTGGACAGGGGCCGGGGCGGGCGACCGACCCCTCCCCATTCTAGGCAGTTACATCCGATACACGTACCAGCGATTGACGATGGAGGAGAAGATCGCCGTCTCTGAAGATGGTGAGTTCGCTGCCCTCAACACCGGACTGCTCACGGTCCATGCCGAAGACATCTTTGGTCTCTTCCAACGTAACGACCACAACAACCCCCGCGCCCAACAATGGAAGTTCAGGAGATGGGCAACCGAGTCCGACCGGGACATTCTTCGCAACTTCCCAAACCCGCCCGAGATGGCGACCTACGCCAGTAAGGCGTCAGACCTTGTTTACGATATGGATCGCGACCTGAAACTGGCGTATGACCACATACTGGTCGACAACATCGACCGATTCCCCTCGGACCTCGCGACTGAGCCACGTCGCGCACGACAGGCACTCGACCACGCGGTAGACCTGACCCTCAAGCGGACACGCCGAAACTTCAAGATGGTCGTCCCGCAATGGTACCCGCGAACGCAAGAGAACGGGTTCCTGCTACCCCTTGACCTGACTGGCAGCGGGGCCGCAGACCTCGCGCTGGTTGTCTCTGCCATCGGCGATACTGCATATCGAGGCCACACGATCCTCACCCTTGAGATGGCCTACACGGTTGCCCGCCTGGTTTCCCGCCCGGACAGCGAGTGGCTCAAGCCCCAAGCCATGCCGACCGAAGCATCGGACGAAGAGTAGCCGACCCGCGCACGCATCACGCGAGTCTGCAGGCCAGACTCCGGGCAGATTTCTCAGACCCGTAGCCATTGGGGAACCTGGTTCACAGTTCGAAGACGGCATTGGGATCATCCATCGCACGCCGCAACTCACCGAGATTTCCGATGCTTGCAAGTGGAGAGGTTCTTGCGACCTCCACGATCCCTCCCACGACTGTCTGCATCGCCGTAACGTCGCCAGCCTGGAGTGCGAGATCGAGGTTGGCGAAAAGCCGCTCGTGAGTCTCGCGACGCTCGTCGAACACACGATCAAAATAGTCGCGAAGGACTCTCTCCGAAGCCTTGATTCGTTCGACCTCTGTCTCGCGGTAGGTTCTAAGACGCTCGCGTTTCGTGCTTTCGGCTTGATGAATCTGAACCGTTTCCAAGGTGGCCTCGACGAGCTTCGACAAAGCGCCCAGCGCGTTTCCGTCTGCTAACGTGCTGATGGAGTGTGATACTGGGTCCGTGATTGCCGTTGGCTCAACTGCCTTCTTGTTCGCCGACGTCTCTTTCTGAGCCATCAGTCTCTCCTTCTGGGTTAGTGCGGTACTTAACGACCAACTCTTCGGTCCCCACGTTCAAGTTCCCGTCATCGTCGACGATGGGCGCTGTCGCGATATCACGCACTGCCTTGACGTGAACCAGGGCACGTTGGAGACGAGTGGCGTGCAGGTCCATCGCGAATTCCTCGGACTCTAGGAGGTTGAGGGCTTCGGTCGCACCCGAGATCAGACGCACGAGAATGTCGTTCACTTCCCTGGCTCTGGCCTGGACACCGCGATGGAGTGCGTCGCTGAGATTCAACTCTGCGATCAAGACTTCGACCGCGGTGCGATTTTCCTCGGCTGCTGTCAGGGCCGCAGTACCACGGCGCTTCATCGCGATCCCAGCCACCAGCAGGGCTGGTCCGACCATCGTGGTTCTCAGGACTATGTCACCGAACTCCTTACCGCCACCCCCTGCCGCGATGCTGCCGTCTGCGAACCAGGCGCATGTTGCGTTGGTGGCAGCGGCCCCTCGCAGGCTTGCGATGGAGGTGCCTGTACTGGCCGTCCCAAGGCGGGACACTGTGGACTTCAAGACCGAAGGGGTGGCAGCCCCAACAAGAGCTGAGTCGATGACGTCCCGGACCCATCCCGTGACGTCTGGGTCCAAGCGCCTAAGTGCCGGGAGGTAGGTGTTGGGCGCGCCCACACCGTCAAGGATCAGGTGCTCGTCGGCTTTTACCTGCTTCGCGTGGCTCTCCAGAAAGTTCCTCATCCGGAAGATGACCTCGTGGAGCGCGCGCTCCTGGGATCCCCCGAGGATCTGAAGGAGGCGGCTCGTGTCGTCTACGATCGCGAGGTGCGAGTCGTGGCGCTGCTCGTATCGGGTTGCCTGGGCTTGCATCTGGGTGTGAGCACGCCTCACTTGGACACCGCCGACGACTACCGCGCCCAGACCTGTGACACCCGTGGCCACGCTGCCACCGATGAACAGCACAGCACGAACCGGCGTGGCCACTCAGACCTCCAGTCACTCATCGGGGGGCCGGCACGGGCGGGCGCCGGTCACGTCCCAGCATAGGACCGGGCCTGGCTTGAGACGCGCCTGGAACGGGCCAAGTCATCGAGGGGGTGGAGCGTGGGTCAGATGGGATATGCGCCCGAGGCTGAGACCCGCGGCCTGGGCAACTGCGGTGGACGCGACGCCGGCCTGGACTGCTGCGCGCACTGCCCGGTCGCGGACTTCGCGTGCGCGTTCGTACTCGGCCGCTACCTGAGCAAGCACTGCCGCTGCGTCTTCGACGGCTTCCAACTTCGCGCGCTCGTGCCGAGCGCTGGCACCAAGATCCACGCACTGAGGCTACCGATCCGCGATCCTCCGGAGCTGCAGCCGGCCCTTGACGGCTACGCGGAGGGAGAGTGCGTCGCCCAGAGTCCCTAGGGTCCACGGCTGACGGAACACCTCAAGCGGGTCGATGGCGCCGAAACAAGAAATGTAGGAACATTCCAACATTGCTTGTCGGGTGGGGTGCACACGACGCCAGGGCCAGAACCATCGAGACGGTGAGGCCGAACCTCGTCTCACAGGCGAGTCAGCGCCAGGGTGACCGTCACCCTGGACGAGTGAGGAAGGCAAGCTCATGAGATTTGGCAGGTACATCCGGGCGGGTGGTCTGGGGGAGACGTTGACGGGTGTCATGGCGGTGTCCGCTAGCCCTGGCAGCGGCAAAGATGCCGTGTCCGGCAAAGAGCCGTTGGCCAGGCACCAGACCTTGCGATTGACCCAGATCAGACCCTACGCAGGGGTGCTGTCCGCTGCTGCTGCCCTGGTGGTCCTGGCCGGGTGCTCAGGCCCCGGCGACGCAGCGACCGACGATCTGTCTGCTGACGAGGCCGGCTACCGGGCTGCGGTGAGATTATTCACCACGGCTCTATCCGAACGCGACGCAGACACGATCTGCGGGTTCTACAACGCCGAGGACCAGGCGTCCCTCGTCAGGGACCTTGGGACCGAGGACTGCGCCAGCGGTGTGGAGTCCGCCCTTGGCGGAGCCAGCGAAGACGTTCGGGCGTCGTGGGCGTCCATGGACGTTTCCGAGGTCCCGCTGGACGTCGCCGACGACGGGGAGTACTGCCTGGACGACGACGCACAGATCCCCGTCGAGGAGGGAGCCTGGGCCGGTGGCGTCCGTGCCTCAAAGGTCCCGTGCATGATTCACACGGGCGAAAAGTGGGTCCTGGACCACGACACGTGGTTCCTCGACTTCAAGAAGCAGGCGACCTGACCGAGCTCTCCCCACCTGGCTGTCAGAGTCAACGGTCCCATTCGCCTTCTCGTGGCAGGGTCCTCGCAGAATGTGGACCCTACGGTCAGGGGGCCATCCTCCAGCAAGCCACGACAGTCCGCCGCGCAGGTCTTCAGGTTCAGTCTTCAGCGGGTGTGCCGACGGGAACGTCAGGGACTAACTGCTTCGCGCTGACCTGCAGAGCCTCAGCGAGGTCAAAGACCCGGTCCAACGCGATGCTGTGCTTGCCGGTCTCCACCTCCACGTAGAACGACCGGTCCAGACCAGCCGCATGGGCGACCGCCTCCTGCGTCAACCCTCGGTCCAACCGGACCGCCCGCAACTGCGTCGCGAACGCGGCCCGCCCTTCACGAGCGATCGGGGACGGTTCGGGCACCTCTTGACGGTAGGAATACTCCTACGCCAAGTCAGTAGGAATATTCCTACATCATGGCCCTCGGCGAAGCAGCCGAGCGTCGGCAGCCACGACGCCCTGGGACCAGCCAGCGGACGAAGGGGTCGGTGCGTTGCATCAGTCTTGCGGGCCAGGAAAGATGGCAGCCGTGTCCAGCGAGGTGGGTGACCCTGACGGGTTCGGCGTCTTCGGCGTGCTCGACGAAGACGCCGACGGGCTGCTCTGCCACGACTGCGGGCACCGGTTCACCCACCTCGGCCTCCACGCCTACAAAGCCCACGGGATGACCGCAGACCAGTACCGGCACGCGCACGGACTCGGACGCCGCGGCCTCGTCGTGGCCGAAACCCGGGCGACCATCCAGGAGAACGCCCGCCGAACCTTCGCAGGCCGTGTCGCCTTCATCGAAGCGCGCAACCCTGCCGCCGCCAGCGCCGCCCAACGCGGCGGCCCCAACTCAATCTCACCAGCAGGACTCGCCGCGATCCGCGAAACCGCACGCACGCGACGCGGCACCCAACGCCACGGCACAGTCGTCACCTGCGCCTGGTGCGGCAACCAGTTCTGCCCCCTCCTCGGCGCCGCCAAGCGACGGTTCTGCAGCCGGTCCTGCGCCTCGCGCCACAACAGGAACACACGAGGGTTGAGCTCCCGGTAGCACCGCTGATTGGACGCTGGTCCCTTCTGATCCCTCTAGATTCCGACCACTTCCTTTGGATCTCCGTCGTTGGCCCGACCGGGCGCCAACGTACGTCGTATCGCCCGTTCACACCTTCTTGGATCGCCCTCTGCCGCGGATCGTGGTTCCAGCATGATGTAGGAGGGTACGGACCCGCGTGATCGAGTAGCCAGTCTGTTCGGACAGATCCCTGATGGATGACCCTCTTTCGTACTGCTTGCGGAGGGTCTCCCCGAGCTTGTCGAGCGCCTGCTGTGGGAGGTGCACGTGAGGGTCGATGTGGGGGACTTGGATCTCTCCGCCTGCGTAGCCTCTGTGCACTCTCCCGCGAGGCGCCACGTCTTCGGCAGACTCGTCGCCCCAGAGGGTCCATCCGTCTCGGGGGTGGCGAGCGAACATCTCCAGGTACGGGCCTGGGGAGCACGCTTCGATCAGGTCATACTGCTCATCCGGTTTGCGGGAGTGCTCGCGCTTGCGGGTTTCGATCATGTTCACTTGGGACCGAGCGGGCGCGAGGGTACGCATTGATCCGCGGACGCCGAAGAGGATGATCTCGGTGACGTTGCGGAAGTAGAAGCCGACACCTCGCCCGTCCGGGCCTCCATCCTTACGTCGCTTGGCCCAGACGACGTTGGAGACGTAGCGGAACCCCCAGCTCTCCATGACCTTCAGGCCTTCGGGTAGGAGCGCGTTCGGCACCCACAGGTACAGGTGCGCGTCCTTTGCAACGGTGGCTGCGACGGGTAGGTCGCAGATGTCTTTGAGGTCCATGGTCGAGTACCGGTCCAGCCGGCGGTGCTCTGGGGCCACCTTCCCTGTGCGGTTCGTGAACCGCCAGGGCGGGTCTGCGAGGACTGTCTTGAACCCACCATCGATCTCCGGCATGGGAGGGGCCTCCTGCACCAGTCGGAGAGGAGCGGTTGCGCGCAGGCTTGGGGCGGTGGCTTCAGCTGTCATGGGTCTCCTCAGATTAAAGATCTATTTATCTTAAGTAGATCTTACAGCAGGGTTGGACTGGCTGTCCCTACGCTTCGAGCGTGTCGCCGCGAGTGATCGGCCGCCGGTCGCTGTACGCCTGGACGATCGGCTCAAACCCGTCGATCCGCTCTGGCTGTATTCCTATCAGGATGAGGGGACACTCCCCGCCGCCACCCAGCTCTACCCGCGGCACGAGCTTGTCCCAGTGAGTGGTGGACCGCCCGAACTTCGGCGATCGGGATGTGCCGTAGATGGTCGGACCGATGATCTGCTGCAGGTCGGGGCCGCGGGTCACGATCACCCCGACGGCGAGGGCACCCTCACGGTGAAGCGCCTGGAAGTTGAGCAGGTCCCGGTCGAAGAACGGATCCTTGTTGTTCCATTCCATCTCGACGCCAACGCCAGGGTATGGGTCGGGTGCTCCTCCCGGGCCAGCACCAAACATGTCGATCTCATGTCCACGCGTGCGGTGGATCGGGCGACCGTCGACGAACTTTTCGATCGTGATGTTTCGCTTACCCCAGCCGAACCGTTGGAGAGACGCGTCGAACCGTGCCGTGTGACCGGCACGGTTCCCGCCGCCAGCGACGAGCTCGTCCGCCCCGATGCTGTAGTTCTCCAACGTCAACCACAAGTCGTCGAATCTGGCTGGGAACGCGTCCCGCAGGATCAGGTCCGCATACCGGGTGACACCGATCGTGTAGCCGTCCGGGAACGTGGCCGTCGGCTCGAACAGCAGCCCCGCAGGCGCTGGAAGGGACGTCTCCTCGGTCACCCGTTGAGGCTACCTTCGCGAACGCGCACAGCCCTTGAGGACCCGCGGTGACGGCGCGGGCCAGCACGGTGCTGGTGCACGCCCAGATCGGCCTCCCATAGAGTCGCTCACCCGACCCTTGAGGACAACTCTGCCTGAGCGTGCTGGCGCAACATCTGGACGAATGAAGGGAGGTTAGCGGCCGCGCTCTTGCCGATGTCGATGAACAACAGAGAGACAGGGGTTGCGAAACCTCGGACTTCCATCGGGGCCGGGAGTTGATCCCCAGGGGCAAGGACGAGCGGGTACAGCAGCGCCCCCGTGGAGTTCACCCACCTCTCGTGTTGGCAGTAGGCCACGACCTGGTAGATGTCAGCGCGGGTGATCTTGATGCGGTGGCGGTCATCAACGGTGGTCACGTCCTCGTCGGGCAGATGACCGCTGGGCAGGGCGTCCTTGTACTTCGTGTCTATCACCAGAGTCCGGTCGGCCCCGACCCGCAGGACGAGGTCCGGGTCGACCTTGGACGACCTCCGTCGAGTCCCGTCCGCGTCGTAGATGCGAGCGGCTCCGGGCTTGCCAGGGTCAAGCGTCAAGTGGGGAGAGGAGTCGATGATGCCGCGAACTGCCTCCTGGAACAGGACAGGCATGCTCCACATGAACGCAGATGTCCCATCCGCGGGCAAGACCTCGTCGCCCATGAGCCGGCCTTGGAGGAGGCCAACCGTCGCCGCCAAAACGCTCGCATAGCGGCGCTGCGGGCCTCGGGTTGACGTGGCTCGGATGTCAGCGGGTGAGACACGAATGTCGGTA contains the following coding sequences:
- a CDS encoding BglII/BstYI family type II restriction endonuclease, whose protein sequence is MTEETSLPAPAGLLFEPTATFPDGYTIGVTRYADLILRDAFPARFDDLWLTLENYSIGADELVAGGGNRAGHTARFDASLQRFGWGKRNITIEKFVDGRPIHRTRGHEIDMFGAGPGGAPDPYPGVGVEMEWNNKDPFFDRDLLNFQALHREGALAVGVIVTRGPDLQQIIGPTIYGTSRSPKFGRSTTHWDKLVPRVELGGGGECPLILIGIQPERIDGFEPIVQAYSDRRPITRGDTLEA
- a CDS encoding helix-turn-helix domain-containing protein → MPEPSPIAREGRAAFATQLRAVRLDRGLTQEAVAHAAGLDRSFYVEVETGKHSIALDRVFDLAEALQVSAKQLVPDVPVGTPAED
- a CDS encoding McrC family protein, whose amino-acid sequence is MTHLIEVREHGRAPVPEDAAAETPEEFWSGADCSVTKTAGHDGWVLRAGNRVGVTRTQTAAGEVTLQVRPKLETADVFFMADYAYEQRHDPLRLLDNDIGLEAVLRDPTACLLVWHVRTIRRFAARWLRRDYQARHQVLNGKVKGRILVNRYVTEHLAVGDAARIPCRVQERTQDTPNNRLLKAGLRYIAAVSHNLPVPAARRAVLRQVNAALPLFAQVTDIRVSPADIRATSTRGPQRRYASVLAATVGLLQGRLMGDEVLPADGTSAFMWSMPVLFQEAVRGIIDSSPHLTLDPGKPGAARIYDADGTRRRSSKVDPDLVLRVGADRTLVIDTKYKDALPSGHLPDEDVTTVDDRHRIKITRADIYQVVAYCQHERWVNSTGALLYPLVLAPGDQLPAPMEVRGFATPVSLLFIDIGKSAAANLPSFVQMLRQHAQAELSSRVG
- a CDS encoding DUF3825 domain-containing protein, yielding MDTPSPADLARLSPPRPAEAPREVSEDEEWHRPDTIRRFAFFGYKGEEWIEDPQELSQRAWAHTLQALAQLAEEEDWTGAGAGDRPLPILGSYIRYTYQRLTMEEKIAVSEDGEFAALNTGLLTVHAEDIFGLFQRNDHNNPRAQQWKFRRWATESDRDILRNFPNPPEMATYASKASDLVYDMDRDLKLAYDHILVDNIDRFPSDLATEPRRARQALDHAVDLTLKRTRRNFKMVVPQWYPRTQENGFLLPLDLTGSGAADLALVVSAIGDTAYRGHTILTLEMAYTVARLVSRPDSEWLKPQAMPTEASDEE
- a CDS encoding MT-A70 family methyltransferase, translating into MPEIDGGFKTVLADPPWRFTNRTGKVAPEHRRLDRYSTMDLKDICDLPVAATVAKDAHLYLWVPNALLPEGLKVMESWGFRYVSNVVWAKRRKDGGPDGRGVGFYFRNVTEIILFGVRGSMRTLAPARSQVNMIETRKREHSRKPDEQYDLIEACSPGPYLEMFARHPRDGWTLWGDESAEDVAPRGRVHRGYAGGEIQVPHIDPHVHLPQQALDKLGETLRKQYERGSSIRDLSEQTGYSITRVRTLLHHAGTTIRGRGRSKKV